The following proteins are co-located in the Salinirubrum litoreum genome:
- a CDS encoding CPBP family intramembrane glutamic endopeptidase, producing the protein MFDRLRGLTWVQRSLLVGLLLTIVLSYWHVPNGDLTARAVRDAVLFVFAPALLAITHGRDLGWRVDRTALRNTLLLAAFVVPFYLVGSSLPSIRAYYPMWQTSTALSAFLPHAAQQLVVVIAAETYYRGLLCVGVRDIGFKSVFISPVVYALHHVGKPPIELLLSGPTDVLFGAVDYKSRSLLPSIVAHGLGLCLLDWLVLHEPLLPPATVVEWLSWLPIPL; encoded by the coding sequence GTGTTCGACCGCCTCCGGGGGCTGACGTGGGTCCAGCGGTCTCTCCTCGTAGGCTTACTCTTGACGATCGTGCTGAGCTACTGGCACGTCCCGAACGGCGACCTCACGGCGCGGGCCGTGCGGGACGCGGTGTTGTTCGTGTTCGCCCCCGCGCTGTTGGCGATCACCCACGGCCGGGACCTGGGTTGGCGCGTGGACCGCACCGCCCTGCGGAACACCCTCCTGCTCGCGGCGTTCGTCGTCCCCTTCTACCTCGTGGGGTCGTCGCTCCCCTCCATCCGGGCGTACTACCCGATGTGGCAGACCAGTACCGCGCTGTCGGCGTTTCTCCCGCACGCGGCCCAGCAGCTGGTGGTCGTGATCGCGGCGGAGACGTACTACCGGGGCCTGCTCTGTGTCGGCGTGCGCGACATCGGCTTCAAGAGCGTGTTCATCAGCCCGGTCGTCTACGCCCTGCACCACGTCGGGAAGCCGCCGATCGAGTTGCTGCTCTCGGGGCCGACAGACGTGTTGTTCGGCGCGGTAGATTACAAGAGCCGGTCGCTGTTGCCGTCTATCGTGGCACACGGCCTGGGACTGTGTCTCTTGGACTGGCTGGTCTTACACGAGCCACTGCTCCCGCCGGCGACCGTGGTCGAGTGGCTGTCGTGGCTCCCGATCCCACTGTAG
- a CDS encoding DUF5789 family protein: protein MADDDDAEEEAPAVELGTGESVEGAPLARVASRLTWPKEASRIRELEGESTIRTPAGPQTLADVLDDVETTYFDSRQEFLDDVTSVVGTGPVETAD, encoded by the coding sequence ATGGCTGACGACGACGACGCGGAAGAGGAAGCGCCCGCGGTCGAACTCGGGACGGGCGAGTCCGTCGAGGGGGCCCCGCTGGCGCGGGTCGCCTCGCGGCTCACGTGGCCGAAGGAGGCCAGCCGAATCCGCGAGTTGGAGGGCGAGAGCACCATCCGGACACCCGCCGGACCGCAGACACTCGCGGACGTCCTGGACGACGTGGAGACGACGTACTTCGACTCCCGGCAGGAGTTTCTGGACGACGTGACGAGCGTCGTCGGCACCGGGCCGGTCGAGACTGCGGACTGA
- a CDS encoding DUF7139 domain-containing protein, translating to MTSLSEAYGGNVGSATSLRRLYLGGALFGLGTLLVLVGIVVTTTDLLIEGLTAARRIGGILAGVGVPAAFLGVLTVLPASRRTRAAAVIGATIAVLGVALFAHAYPCQWSGSNCGTANLTLPTVGLYFLGTVTTIWCLFVGIATFKRRNDPGGTARLEVVRQGETVVVEREDSGFGGFGGVGLFGQEPDGEVETQTGSPASDGGSTTQDLSSPLDQSGDTHDRMAPTTDDAEVMRSGAAGDAAERPDVTDRYCGNCDHFQYVRTDDGIQPYCGAHDELMDDMEACRDWQARGGN from the coding sequence ATGACCAGTCTCTCGGAGGCGTACGGTGGCAACGTCGGCTCGGCGACGAGCCTCCGGCGGCTGTATCTCGGTGGGGCGCTGTTCGGACTCGGGACGCTGCTCGTCCTCGTCGGCATCGTCGTGACCACGACCGACCTCCTGATCGAGGGACTCACCGCCGCCAGGCGGATCGGCGGTATCCTCGCGGGTGTCGGTGTCCCGGCGGCGTTCCTCGGCGTCCTGACGGTCCTACCGGCCAGTCGCCGGACGCGCGCGGCGGCGGTCATCGGCGCGACGATCGCGGTGCTCGGCGTCGCCCTGTTCGCCCACGCGTACCCCTGTCAGTGGTCCGGGTCGAACTGCGGCACGGCGAACCTCACACTCCCGACCGTCGGGCTGTACTTCCTCGGCACCGTGACGACCATCTGGTGTCTGTTCGTCGGCATCGCCACGTTCAAGCGTCGGAACGACCCCGGCGGCACGGCCCGCCTCGAAGTAGTCCGGCAGGGCGAGACGGTCGTGGTGGAGCGAGAAGACTCCGGCTTCGGCGGCTTCGGCGGTGTCGGGCTGTTCGGCCAGGAACCGGACGGCGAGGTCGAGACGCAGACCGGGTCGCCGGCGAGCGACGGCGGGTCGACGACGCAGGACCTCTCGTCGCCGCTTGACCAGTCCGGCGACACGCACGACCGGATGGCACCGACGACAGACGACGCCGAGGTGATGCGGAGCGGGGCGGCAGGAGACGCCGCCGAGCGCCCGGACGTGACCGATCGCTACTGCGGGAACTGCGACCACTTCCAGTACGTCCGCACCGACGACGGCATCCAGCCGTACTGCGGCGCACACGACGAACTGATGGACGACATGGAGGCCTGCCGCGACTGGCAGGCGCGCGGCGGGAACTGA
- a CDS encoding Mut7-C RNAse domain-containing protein: MADEAPRSSPTDSRLLLDVMLGKLASYLRMCGYDAAYALDRDAEADDRLLALASEENRRLLTRDHQLARRADRDTAAGSVLLQTRDVTDQLRELREAGFTLELDSEPARCGRCNGPVAELADHDERPAYAPDTTQDGDPMRVWRCRDCGQCFWKGSHWTRVSETLSGL, encoded by the coding sequence ATGGCCGACGAGGCACCCCGTTCGTCTCCCACCGACAGCCGACTCCTGCTGGACGTGATGCTCGGCAAACTCGCCAGCTACCTCCGGATGTGCGGCTACGACGCGGCCTACGCGCTGGACCGGGACGCGGAAGCCGACGACCGACTGCTCGCACTGGCAAGCGAGGAGAATCGGCGATTGCTGACCCGCGATCACCAGTTGGCGCGCCGGGCCGACCGGGACACCGCCGCCGGGAGCGTCCTGTTGCAGACGCGGGACGTGACCGACCAACTCCGGGAACTCCGCGAGGCCGGGTTCACGCTCGAACTGGATTCGGAACCGGCGCGCTGTGGTCGCTGTAACGGCCCGGTCGCAGAACTCGCGGACCACGACGAGCGACCGGCGTACGCGCCCGACACGACGCAGGACGGCGACCCGATGCGCGTCTGGCGCTGTCGGGACTGCGGACAGTGTTTCTGGAAGGGCAGTCACTGGACGCGAGTGAGCGAGACGCTCTCCGGGCTGTGA